Proteins encoded by one window of Candidatus Zixiibacteriota bacterium:
- the fliR gene encoding flagellar biosynthetic protein FliR, translating into MFEFVNFGANALQVFLLVIMRASGLFLMAPVFGDKSVPVLVRIGLIILLAGVIASVIRQPQLPAFDSLWVLAGFAVKEVLVGLIIGLVFRLLFMGVETGGALVGYQMGFAMVELPDTDGSSQMPVIGKFWVLTATVIFFVIGGHHLVLRAFADSYEVIPPGVAGTSGAVGELLIKYTAYVFVIAIKIAAPVMITLFLADVALGVIAKTMPTMNVFFVGIPIKIAAGLAMLALSLPLFGYVLEKVTLHLDRELRVLYLAFGKA; encoded by the coding sequence TTGTTTGAATTCGTAAACTTCGGCGCCAACGCTCTCCAGGTCTTCCTCCTCGTCATCATGCGGGCCTCCGGCCTCTTCCTGATGGCGCCGGTGTTCGGCGACAAGTCGGTCCCGGTCCTGGTGCGGATCGGCCTGATCATCCTCCTGGCCGGCGTCATCGCCTCCGTCATCCGCCAGCCCCAGCTCCCGGCTTTCGACTCGCTCTGGGTGCTGGCCGGGTTCGCGGTCAAGGAGGTTCTGGTCGGGCTGATCATCGGGCTGGTTTTCCGCCTCCTGTTCATGGGCGTTGAAACCGGCGGCGCGCTCGTCGGCTACCAGATGGGATTTGCGATGGTCGAGCTTCCGGACACCGATGGCTCCAGCCAGATGCCGGTGATCGGCAAGTTCTGGGTCCTCACCGCGACCGTGATCTTCTTCGTGATCGGCGGCCACCACCTCGTGCTGAGAGCCTTCGCCGACAGCTACGAGGTCATCCCGCCCGGTGTCGCCGGGACGTCGGGGGCGGTCGGCGAACTGCTGATCAAGTACACGGCCTACGTGTTCGTCATCGCGATCAAAATCGCCGCCCCGGTCATGATCACGCTCTTCCTCGCCGACGTCGCCCTCGGCGTGATCGCCAAGACGATGCCGACGATGAATGTCTTTTTCGTCGGCATCCCGATCAAAATCGCGGCCGGGCTGGCCATGCTTGCCCTGTCGCTCCCGCTCTTCGGCTACGTGCTGGAGAAAGTGACGCTCCACCTCGATCGGGAATTGCGCGTGCTCTACCTCGCATTCGGTAAGGCATAA
- a CDS encoding DUF4126 domain-containing protein encodes MQTLSLLGSMFGLALLSGLNLYAAALTVGLAVRYNIISLPLPLQGLEVLAHPAVLVIAGLLYAVEFIADKIPWVDSAWDAVHTFVRPLGAAALGLAAFQGMDPVWETAAALVCGGLSLSSHSTKAATRLIVNQSPEPVSNSLVSLFEDVLVVVGSLLFLRYPALGMAAVGLFLALMFWLGPKLLRLAKMEFAAVTGSLRGDEGAPVLSDTDLPDPFRRALNALPPTDPPRRRAWVYSGKGFSGGRFYAGLLVSGPARLAFITRRWFKVRTYEIALSATARIEFRKRPVLSVMHIESGRRVIKFYGTRDKAAALEALAEGLRAQLGRGEAAASSPSSDPRTDLS; translated from the coding sequence ATGCAGACACTCTCGCTTTTGGGGTCGATGTTCGGTCTGGCGCTGCTGTCGGGTCTCAACCTGTACGCCGCCGCGCTGACGGTCGGACTTGCCGTCCGCTACAACATCATTTCGCTCCCCCTCCCCCTGCAGGGTCTGGAGGTGCTTGCCCACCCGGCCGTGCTCGTGATCGCCGGTCTCCTGTACGCGGTCGAATTCATCGCCGACAAGATCCCCTGGGTGGATTCGGCGTGGGATGCCGTGCATACGTTTGTTCGACCGCTTGGCGCGGCCGCGCTCGGTCTGGCCGCCTTCCAGGGGATGGACCCGGTGTGGGAGACCGCCGCCGCGCTTGTTTGCGGCGGCCTCAGTCTGTCGTCCCACTCGACGAAAGCGGCGACCCGGCTCATCGTCAATCAGAGTCCGGAACCGGTCTCCAACAGCCTGGTGAGTCTGTTTGAGGATGTCCTCGTCGTCGTCGGCAGCCTCCTCTTCCTGCGCTATCCCGCTCTGGGGATGGCGGCGGTCGGGCTGTTTCTGGCGCTGATGTTCTGGCTCGGGCCGAAACTCCTCCGTCTTGCGAAAATGGAGTTCGCCGCGGTGACCGGATCGCTGCGCGGGGATGAGGGGGCCCCGGTCCTTTCTGACACCGACCTCCCCGACCCCTTCCGCCGGGCCCTCAACGCCCTTCCGCCGACCGATCCGCCGCGGCGGCGGGCCTGGGTATATTCGGGCAAGGGATTTTCGGGCGGGCGGTTCTACGCCGGGCTGCTCGTCTCCGGCCCCGCGCGGCTGGCCTTCATCACGCGGCGGTGGTTCAAAGTACGTACCTACGAAATCGCGTTGTCCGCGACGGCGCGCATTGAATTCCGTAAACGCCCCGTGCTCTCGGTAATGCACATCGAGTCGGGACGCCGGGTCATCAAGTTCTACGGCACGCGGGACAAAGCCGCCGCCCTGGAGGCGCTGGCCGAAGGGTTGCGCGCGCAGCTCGGGCGGGGAGAGGCCGCCGCGTCTTCGCCATCCTCCGACCCGCGCACCGACCTGTCGTAA
- a CDS encoding thrombospondin type 3 repeat-containing protein has protein sequence MSISHRALVAGGRKARPSRLRAVVCAALTLVLLAAPGRSAAGAPGQLGTGRALIPITPENAPNVALLATLSEHTGGVWTAAFSPDGRQLASCGEDGRVIIRVVDSLSHTRTLGDSEYWVVGLAFSPDGSQLAAGEADGFGGAYGPIRIWDAAADTLVRTLSGHYGGVWSLDYQESTGMLASGSFDGTVRIWDPQTGAPVRILSGHTAAVLAVDFSPTQDLLASSGVDFTVRLWQPATGDTVRVLRGHTGNIGYVEFSPDGLALASSADDRTVRLWDFSDGSLLWSRAAGQGWVNCVTFSGDGRLMATCGHDGSVVLRDASTGAELKRLAGHQGPVLRGAFSPDGTLLATASWDLTVRLWGVETDLDGDGADNDSDNCPNVPNPGQEDADGDGIGDACCCTVRGDCTGDAAVGVADLTYFIRYLFRGGPAAGCPSHADINADETVGLADLTCLIGFLFREGPAPAACPSAWR, from the coding sequence ATGTCCATCTCGCACAGAGCTCTGGTCGCCGGTGGTCGGAAGGCACGACCATCCCGGCTGCGGGCGGTTGTCTGCGCCGCCCTCACTCTCGTCCTGCTCGCCGCGCCGGGCAGATCCGCAGCCGGGGCTCCCGGTCAGCTCGGGACCGGGCGCGCCCTGATTCCCATCACGCCCGAAAACGCCCCGAATGTCGCGTTGCTGGCAACGCTGTCGGAACACACGGGCGGCGTGTGGACGGCGGCGTTCAGTCCCGACGGCCGTCAACTGGCCTCCTGCGGCGAGGACGGCCGGGTGATCATCCGCGTGGTTGATTCACTGTCGCACACCCGGACACTGGGCGATTCCGAGTACTGGGTGGTCGGGCTGGCGTTCAGTCCCGACGGTTCGCAGTTGGCCGCCGGGGAGGCCGACGGGTTCGGAGGAGCTTACGGCCCGATCCGCATTTGGGACGCGGCGGCCGATACCCTCGTGCGGACGCTGTCGGGGCATTACGGGGGCGTCTGGAGTCTCGACTACCAGGAGAGCACGGGGATGCTGGCCTCGGGCAGCTTCGATGGGACGGTGCGGATCTGGGACCCGCAGACCGGCGCGCCGGTGCGCATCCTGAGCGGACACACGGCGGCGGTGCTCGCGGTAGATTTCAGCCCCACCCAGGACCTGCTCGCTTCGTCGGGAGTGGATTTCACGGTACGCCTGTGGCAACCCGCGACCGGCGACACCGTGCGCGTGCTCCGCGGGCACACGGGCAATATCGGGTACGTGGAGTTCAGTCCGGACGGATTGGCGCTGGCCTCATCGGCCGACGACCGGACGGTCCGGTTGTGGGATTTTTCGGACGGCAGTCTGCTCTGGTCGCGCGCGGCCGGCCAGGGCTGGGTGAACTGCGTGACTTTCAGCGGCGACGGGCGCCTAATGGCCACCTGCGGCCACGACGGCTCGGTGGTGCTGCGCGACGCCTCCACCGGGGCCGAGCTCAAACGGCTGGCGGGACACCAGGGTCCGGTGCTGCGCGGGGCGTTCAGCCCTGACGGCACGCTGCTGGCCACCGCCTCGTGGGACCTCACGGTTCGGCTCTGGGGCGTGGAGACGGACTTAGACGGCGACGGAGCGGACAATGACAGCGACAACTGCCCGAACGTCCCCAATCCGGGGCAGGAGGATGCCGACGGCGACGGGATCGGCGATGCCTGCTGCTGCACTGTGCGGGGCGACTGCACCGGCGATGCGGCGGTGGGAGTCGCGGATCTCACGTACTTCATCAGATACCTCTTCCGCGGGGGGCCGGCGGCGGGTTGCCCGTCGCACGCGGACATCAACGCGGACGAAACGGTGGGACTGGCGGACCTGACCTGCCTGATCGGCTTTTTGTTCCGCGAAGGGCCGGCTCCCGCGGCCTGCCCTTCGGCCTGGCGGTGA
- the fliQ gene encoding flagellar biosynthesis protein FliQ, which yields MTQEMVVAIGREALSVTLLISGPMLLFGLIVGLVISIFQAVTQIHEMTLTFVPKILAVALALLIFLPWMINIATDFTRHMFDLIPQLVG from the coding sequence ATGACCCAGGAAATGGTGGTGGCCATCGGCCGCGAGGCCCTTTCGGTGACCCTCTTGATCTCCGGCCCGATGCTCCTGTTCGGCCTGATCGTCGGGCTCGTGATCTCGATCTTCCAGGCGGTCACGCAGATTCACGAGATGACGCTGACCTTCGTGCCCAAGATCCTCGCGGTCGCGCTCGCGCTGCTGATCTTTCTCCCCTGGATGATCAACATCGCGACCGACTTCACGCGACACATGTTCGACCTCATCCCGCAGCTCGTGGGGTAG
- the fliP gene encoding flagellar type III secretion system pore protein FliP (The bacterial flagellar biogenesis protein FliP forms a type III secretion system (T3SS)-type pore required for flagellar assembly.) yields MKKLLVLGALVAAASLLAAADVSAQSLPKVSLQVGSADNPQELSTTLQIVLLLTILALAPSILIMVTSFIRFVVVMSFLRSAMGINQMPPNQLLVGLSLILTFFVMAPTVEKSYGEGIKPYLDKQISGKEAFDKATGPFRQFMLAQTREKDLALFVDMAKLEPPETPEDIPLHVLVPGFVISELRTAFQIAFVLFIPFLVIDMVVASVLMSMGMMMLPPVIVSLPFKILLFVLVDGWYLLVKSLVESFRM; encoded by the coding sequence ATGAAAAAGCTGCTTGTTCTCGGCGCCCTCGTCGCGGCCGCCTCTCTGCTCGCCGCGGCCGATGTCTCGGCCCAGAGCCTGCCGAAAGTCTCGCTCCAGGTCGGGTCGGCCGACAATCCCCAGGAGCTGTCGACCACCCTGCAGATCGTCCTTTTGCTGACTATCCTCGCCCTGGCCCCGTCGATCCTCATCATGGTCACCTCCTTCATCCGCTTCGTCGTGGTGATGTCGTTCTTGCGCAGCGCGATGGGGATAAACCAGATGCCGCCCAACCAACTGCTGGTCGGCTTGTCCCTCATCCTGACCTTCTTCGTGATGGCTCCGACCGTGGAGAAATCGTACGGCGAGGGGATCAAGCCCTACTTGGACAAACAGATCAGCGGGAAGGAGGCCTTCGACAAAGCCACCGGACCCTTCCGCCAGTTCATGCTGGCGCAGACGCGCGAGAAGGATCTCGCGCTCTTTGTCGACATGGCCAAGCTCGAGCCGCCTGAGACGCCGGAGGATATCCCCCTCCACGTCCTCGTGCCGGGCTTCGTGATCTCCGAACTGCGCACCGCCTTCCAGATCGCCTTCGTCCTCTTCATTCCGTTTCTCGTGATCGACATGGTGGTCGCGTCGGTGCTGATGTCGATGGGGATGATGATGCTGCCGCCGGTGATCGTATCGCTGCCGTTCAAGATCCTCCTGTTTGTGCTCGTGGACGGCTGGTACTTGCTGGTGAAATCGCTCGTGGAGTCGTTCCGGATGTAA